DNA sequence from the Desmodus rotundus isolate HL8 chromosome 4, HLdesRot8A.1, whole genome shotgun sequence genome:
AGCAGATCGCCCTGCTGCAGAGGCAGGTGTCAGAGAAGGAGCGCGCCCGGGCCGCCAGTGCTGTCCTGTGCCGCTCCTTGGCTGACGAGACCCGCCAGCTGCGGAGGACCCTGGCCGCCACCGCCCACATGTGCCAGCACCTGGCCAAGTGCCTTGATGCACGACAGGGAACCGTGGGGCAGCAGAGCCTGGAGGTAGGCTGTGGTGAGGGGCCACCAGGCAGGGGACACTGCCTGCTGACCCAGCGGCCCTCGGCAGTCACTGAGGCCGGCACTTCTGCCCTTCCAGGGGTTTCTTCTAGTGACAGGACATGCAAAATGCGGTAGGACACCGGGCTTCACCAGCCCGCTCCCCCTGGAACTGTAGCTGGCCCTGCGCCTGGGACATGGGGGAGGCGGCACTTCGTTCCCTCAGCCTTGGTGAGCACCGGGAGGCAGGGCCGGGCTGAGGAGCTGCCCTGAACTCATGTTTGGCAGGTGCGGGAACTGGGCGAGGCAAGGATCAGCGCCTCCCAAGGCCCACAGGCAGAGGACTGAGCCCAGCCTTCTGTGGGCCCCTGGCCAGCCCTGGGTCGCCTGTGGAGCTGAGGTTGCCACTTCTGAAGTGGCTTTTGGGCTCACTGCACCAGGGGCCATGATTCAGGGCTCTGGTGTCCTCAACAGCCAAGTGCGGGTGTGGAGTCCAGCCAGGCGGTGCACGGGGTGGCAGGCGGGCCTCCTGATGGGTCGGCTGGGCCTGGGCCGTGCTGGCGTCTGAGGTCTGATGGGGAGAGAGGCCAGTAAGGGCCCCAGGGCCAGGAATCCCTTAAAGTGGAGTCACAGGGCTTCTGAGCAGGGATGTCGGGAGCAGAGGGATCGGAGGCCAATGGAGGGATGGGATGGAAGCCGCCATCCCTCCACCTTCCAGCCCCAGCGCAGGCCTGTGGGCGGGCTGTGCTGGCCCATGGAGGGCAAACGGGAAAGAGGCCTTGTACCCACCGGCCCAGGCTGCTTGCCCGCGCAGGGCCTCTCGCTCAGCCATTCCCAGGCACCTCCCCGAGGCCACACCAGGGCCCCCGGAGAAATGTGCTCTGGGTGGACGGGGTGTCCCCCCCCTCAAGCAGCAGGTCCACCAGGAGGCCCTCCATCTGAAACCACCATGTGCTGGGTGTGCTCCACACAAAGAGAGAGACAAACGTGTGCCAGGAACCAAAAGAAAAGGTGGCCTCTGGGAGGAGCACGCTCTCGCCAGGCTCTGAGTCATAGCCACCTCCCTCTGGGGACCCGGAAGTGGCCACACTCGGTGGTCGGCCTGGGGCAGGCCTGCAGCCTGGTGGGGCTTTGCAGTCTGCACGTCAGCGTCACTTCCCAGCCCTGAGTCACTGGGGCTTCCCCAGTGCTGGGTTGGGACACACACTTCCTGCCATTCAAGGGAAATTCTCAAAGTAACACTGCCAGCGCCCAGCCCGTTGTGGTGGTGAATGCGAGGGCTCTCAGGAGCGAGCTGGGCCTTTCCTGAGACTTTTCAGTTGTGTGAGGgctgccctgggctgtgtggcttCTGGGTAGGACGCCCCGGACCCTGCGTGAGGGCAGGTGAGGTGGGCCTGGCCGGTGTCCTTGGGGACAGTGGGACTGAGTGTGCCACTCCCTGGACAGCTGCAGTGGTGGGACAGCCATGCGTGGCCGCCCAgcggggggtgggcagcagcGGAGGGTGAGCCCTTCCAGTCAATGCTTTGCTGCTGTCGGATGAAGGGCTGCTGCCCGCTGCACCTGGGGCTTCAGTCTCTGGgtctggcttcctcccctctTGCTGCATGTGACTGACACGTTTGGTGGCCCAGTGTCTCCTATGTCCTCTGTCCGTTTCTTCTGCAGCCAGAACGTACAGGCAGGGACGCCTCTGTCCAGACTGCGATTGAGAAGTTACAGGAAGAAAACCGGCTGTTAAAGCAGAAGGTGACGCACGTGCGTATCTGACATTTCATTCGAGGAGAGCTCCCCGTTATGAGCTGCAGGTCAGGGTGGCCCCAGTGGTTGGCGCGGTCCTTTTCCCTGGAAGGATGAACAGAACATGTCCTGTCGTTCCCACCCCTCAGGTTCAGATGCCACAGTGGGAAGGGCAGGAgttacccgccccccccccccagcctttTAAGCAGGAAAACGGCATCAGGCCCCCTTGTGTTTAGGACGCTGCCTGTGCCCAGAGCCACAGGAGGCGGCTTTGACTTACAGGGATGCTGCCCTCGGCCCCTGCAGCTCATCAGTACCTCCCCAGCTCTGTGGAAGGGAGAGTGGCTACACTGCGCTCTGTCCTCAGGTGGAAGACCTCAACGCCAAGTGGCAGCGCTACGATGCCAGCAGGGAGGAGTACGTTAGGGAGCTGCGGGCCCAGCTGAGGGAGCCGCCAGCCCCCGAGCCCGAGATGGGGCAGATGAGGAAGGAGATCTCCCGGCTCAACAGGCAGCTGGAGACGAGGATCAGCGAGTGTGCAGGGGCAGCGCGGGAGCTGGCAGCGGCGCGGGAGCGGGCGCAGATGCTGGAGCAGCAGGTGGGCCAGGGGACGGCAGGACAGGGCAGCCGACCTCCTCCAGCCAGCAGAACAGCTGCAGCGCAGTAACAGCTGGGCGTCTACTCTCCCCAGATTCTTGTGTACAAGGACGACTTCCTGTCGGAGAGGGCGGACCGGGAGCGGGCTCAGGGCAGGATTCAGGAGCTCGAGGACCAGGTGGCCACCCTGCAGCGTCAGGTGTCCCGCGGACAGGTAGGGTGTGGGCTCAGCCCCCAGGGGTGCTCAGTGCTTCTTTCCTCTTCACAAACTTCAAGTCCGTTGTGTCTGCCGAGCCGCCCGCCTGGAGGGAGCTGGCGTGGTGGAGCGAGGCAGGAGGGGCCGTCGCCTCCTGTGCTCGCAGTCTGCGCCCAGGGAGCTAGTCTCATTGGTGGCCCCCCTTGCTATGAGGTGGGGGCCCTGGTCGCCCTGTTGCGTGGATGTGGAGGCCGAGGCCCTGGGTGTCCAGAAATGAGACCCGTGGCCCCCATGTGTCCCTTGACGTCTGCTCTTGCCGCTGGGCCCTTTGTGAGCACGAGACATCACTGTGCTCTGCCATTCACTTCTGGGCTCTGGGCCGCAGCAGGGAGCAGGGCGAGCGGTGCGAGTCCCACTCAGGGATGGGACCCAGGACCAAGCTTGGTGGCCTCCAGTGCAGCCCACATAAACGGACCTTTGTCTTTTTTCCAGGACCCCCGACAGCCAGGCTCCTGCCGGACTCACACAGGGAGCAAACCCCATACACACTCAGAGACTGATGCCGTAGAGCCACTGGCGCCTGCTGGCCAGTGGCCTGGGACTGGGTCCCAGTGTCTGGCTGCCCCTGGAGAGGGCGGGCGCCCCGAAGCAGCCCGGAGCGGCCAGGGGGAGCTTCAGTGCCCCCACTGCCTGCAGGGCTTCGGCGACGAACAAGGCGAGGAGCTCCTCAGACACGTGGCGGACTGCTGCCTGTGAGCCCAGGCGGGGGCTGGTGGGCGCCCTCCGCGCGCGAAATCAGGGCTGATCAGGGCTGAGGGCGCTCCCGACTCTTCGCCTTCCTTCGTCCTGCTCCAGCCATGGACAGAGTAGGTCAGAGGGGGCTCCCAGCAGCACCAGGGATGGGCACGTGCTCAGGAGGCCCAGCTCTGCTTTGGGCGCAGAGTCCAGGTGTCTGCCCGTGGGAGCCACACATTGGCTCCTCAGGGTGGGAGGGCCCCTCCAGGCATGCAGAGCCAAGTGTGCGGCTGCACACTGCTGGCCGGGGCCGTCTGGGCCGGAGAGGAACCGCTGTCTGCACCGGGCGCAGTGTGCTGCGATGGCGCCGGTCACACATCCCGGAGCTCAGGCACTTTCACTTAGTGTTCACTTACTTTTACAATAAACGTATTTGCTGCCGTGACTGCTCTGGGGATGCGCAGGTGCTCCACTTGGGCAGGAGCCAGACCAGACGGGACAAGAAGCGCACCCACTGGCCGCCTCCTTCCCCAGGCACCAGGGAGACGGGTCAGCGGGAGCCAGCCAGGAGCTCCCACTGTCCTTCTTGCCTGGGACACCCTCTCACCATCTCTGTCTGGGCAGGTCCTCAAGGTGTAATTGAAGTTCATCTCCTCTGGGGAGCCTCTGTGTGCGCCTCTCTGGGACCCCACTTAGAGAGACCTGTCAGTGGGGTGGGAAGCGGTGTGGCAGGAAGCCCCAGGCTCACTGACCTGACAAATCAGAGCAGTTTGCGGACGCCTGAGGGCTGGAACGAGAGGACGGGGACATCCCACGGGAGGGAGCCCTCAGATCCTTGGCTGACCCCCGAATTGTGCAGGCTTAGGGGGGACTGGAGGACCCTGGGAACACATTAGTGGTCGTCCCTTGCACGCTGATGGTTTAGAACTTGAGTCTCAGGGTTAGAAGGCCTGTGGGAGCACCTCAGGTTTCCCTTTGAAATCCAGAAGGGCCACTGTTAGAAGTCAAGGTGACGTCCTGGGACAGTACCAAACAGCCCTTCGCTGAAAGAGTGCGCAGGCTCCAGGAGCCGTGACAGAAGCCAGCGCCCCTGACACGGGCGGCAGCGCCACAGGCCCGAGCACAAAGAAAACTCACCATGGAGAACTGGAGGCAGAAGAAGACCCTCTCACATCAACACAGCTCAAAAACGAGACCCAGGAGACTAGATGACAGGAAGTGACCACAGAAATCCCGCAGACCGCAGGCAGGACAGAGCCGACTGGAGGGCTAACCAGGCCGAAGATGGACTGCTCACAGTGGCGCCCCGACGGCTGCGAACCGCGCCGGCCTGACCGCCACCCCACTGCCACGGCTTCCTGGGTGGCGGCGGGGAATACTGAATAAACTTAGACAATCACGAGGTTTTGCTGATTTAAGGTGGACTGTAAGGAATGCAGAAAGCATATTATGATCTCTAGGGTAGCCACCAAAATAGTAGAATAATGTTCTTATTAATCTAAAGGAAGACAAGTCAGAACTAAAGGaataaagagaagaggagacaaaGTAGACGGCGAAGTGGAGGCTTAAACCCAACTATGTCAGCAGTCACAGTGAAAACAAGTGGACcgaaggtggaggtggaggtagaCACActtcctcctcgcacaaccaagagaaggacaacaataatttaaaaactgaaaacagccagaactgacagaaaatcgaactgtatggaagtccgacaaccaaggagttaaagaagacacattcatccagaccgctaggaggggcagagacgggcggCAGGCAGAGAGGATGAGCGGTGGAGCAGGTGAAGCGGAGGCGTGAGGATTGGGTGGTCCCACGCTGGCGTGCGGgtaactgggaggaaaaactggggagcgagacagatcgtgcaacccaaggctccagctcggggaaataaagcctcagaacctctgactggaaaaacctgtgCTCACGGGAGGGttacagcagcaggagaaactcccagcctcacaggagagttcactggagaggcccacagaatgtacacaagcccacccacctgggaatcagcccaGAAGGGCCggacttgcttgtgggtagcaggggaagggactgaaagcCGACAGAGGTGAACAAGCGGCactattccctctcagacccctccccccatacAGCGTCACAACCTACAACGTTGGTGTGGTGaaggccctggtgaacacctaaggctccaccccttactacataacaggctcacggagacaaaaaaaaaaaatggcccaaatgaaagaacagatcaaagctccagaaaaaatacaactaagcaatgaagagatagccaacctatcagatgcacagttcaaaacactggtaatcaggatgctcacagaattggctgaatatggtagcaaattagatgaaaaagtgaaggctacgaaaagtgcaataaaggaaaatgcacagggaaccaacagtggtgggaaggaaactgggactcaaatcaacggtgtggaccagaaggaagaaacaaacatccaaccagaaaagaacgaagaaacaagaattgaaaaaaatgaggagaggcttaggaacctccaggacatctttaaacattccaacatccgaattgtaggggtgccagaaggagaagaggaagagcaaaaaattgaaaacttatttgaacaaataatgagggagaacttccctcatctggcaaaggaaatagacttccaggaagtccaggaagctcagagagtcccaaagaagctggacccaaggaagcacacaccaacgCATATCATACtgacattagccaagatgaaagagaaggggagaatcttaaaagcagcaagagaaaaggagacagtcacctacaaaggagtccccataagactgtcagctgatttctcaaaagaaaccttacaggctagaaagggctggaaagaagtgttccaagtcacaaaaggcaaggacctacatccaagattgctctatccagcaaagctgtcatttagaatagtGAGAGGTTAAAGTCCTTTGAGAATTCTCCCTGTTTATGCTGAGCTGTGACCTTCATTGGAAAAGCAAAATACAGTTCTGTCTCCCAGGAAGAACTGGCCCTGCTCCCAGAGGGAACGGTTAGTCAGTCAAAATCACATAAGGCCCTTGGCACGTGGCCACTTTTATCTAAAACACATTTAACCATGGCCCCCACAGTGAGACTTTGGAATCCCACCTGAGGGAAGGACGCTTCGCTTGGAACTTTTCCCAGACGAACCCCGAACGCTGCTGCCTCCAGGGTTCCCCAGCGTCTGTGTTCGGTGTTGGTGAACTCTCATCCGGTGATGCATGCTCTCGATTCTTGCTTTTGCTTTGCTCTTGCTCAATAAAGTGCTTAGCTATTCACCTCTGACTTGGGGTTGTTATTGTCTATGAATCCAAACCTCCAAACTAAGCGGCTACGATCTCGTGACGTGCCCCTTCACGGCACAGATGGAAGGGTGGACCAAGTGCTTCCTAGACGAGGgcaacctaaaggagttcatcatcaccaaaccctaattatatggaatgttaaagggacttctctaagaaaaagaagataaaaatattaacagtaaaatgacaacaaactcacaattatcaacaactgaacctaaaagaaaaacagaaacaaacacaaactatgcaaacaactagaacaggagcagaaccacagaaatggagctcacatggagggttatcagtggggagggggtagggggagaataggggaaaaggtacagggaagaagcagcataaaaggtaggtagaaaatagacagggggagggtaagaacagcataggaaatagagaagccaaagaacttgtatgtaccacccgtggacatgaactaaagggggggaatgcgggtgggagggggtgtgcagggcagagggaataaagggggtaaatgggacaactgtaatagcataattttaaataaataaatggccacATGCTCTGACAGACAATGACGGGCACCCTGGATGAAAACAAAGTCTCAGCTGTGTGCTTGGTGGAAAAGACACACTTTGAAGGTACGAGCCCAGAGTGGAAAGAGCCACCGCTCCCGGTGCTAACACTAACCCAGGACGTGCGAGTGGCTATGTGGTTATGGGACAGAGTAGACTTTACAAGGACAGAAAGTGCCACCAGAAAGGAGACACTGCAGTATGAAAACAGGGTAAGTTTACCAGGAATATATAACATCCCTAAATTTGGACAGAGCTTCAAAACACAGCAGAAGGAGCGCCAGACACAGGCACAGTGGCACAGGCTGGAACACACTTCTCTTGGGActggagggaagcagggaaatCAGGCCACAGCGAGGACGCGCTCCGAGAGGGGCAGACCTGTGGACAGCAAGTGAGGTCTTGCCGCGCTCCGCGCTCCAGAGGACGGAACCGCTGGGCGCaagttctccctccctctgccgtGCAGTCAAACTGCAGGGTGGTGGCAGACAGGTAACTGCCAGACGCCCCCATCTCCAGATGACCCATGGGCAAAGGCAGACACAAAGTCGGAGAAATGTTCGGAGCCGCGTGACCATGAAAATAACGCTGAAAACACTGTGGAGCGCGGTCCCGACCGGACGGGGCGGACGGTCGCGGCAGAAGGCTGCGGGCTCGATCTCCAGTCGGGGTGCATGCAGGACGCACCCCGCTGATGTTCCTCTCGCTcgctcccctttctctctaaaataaaaaaacatatttacaaaCATTATGGAGtacaaaaaatcaaacaagacAAAAATTACGGAGTGCAGCTGAAATTATGGAGCAGTGGTAAGGGGAGATTTCACAGCTCCAAATGCATGTATCGGAAGTGAGCAAAGGTTAAAATTCTATGACCCCGGTGCCCAGCTCAACAAGGTAGAAAAAGCAGCACAAGTTACCCCCACCCAAACAGAAGGAAGCAGataaaagagcagaaatcaatgacacaaagcagagaaaaatgaacaatgcCACGAGGCAGTTCCCGTGGCATCAGACGGCAATAAAACTGATAACCCCCTAGCACGACCGACAAGTGAAAGAGGAAACGCACATGGCTGATGTCAGGGATGAAGAGGGGAATCCCGGGTATTATGAATGCTTTATGCTAATAATCAATTCGGCAATCAGGTGAAATGGATACAATTCTGGAAAAGCAACTTACCGAAGCTGACAcaagaaggaacagaaaatgtGAGTAGCCGAATATCCATTAAATAAATCGAATCTGTAATTAAAAGTCTTTCACAAATAAATTCCAGGCCCAGACGACTCTCTCTGGTGAATTCTCCCAAACCTCTAAGAAAGACGCCGCCAGCCTTACCGCTCATTTTAGGACAGCAAACCGGAGAAAGACAGGGTGAGCCGGTGAAGGCCAACGCCTCTCATGGGCACAGAGGAAAATCCGAATCCAAACAGCAACACGTTCAACTCCGCGTGTATGCTACCACGTCGCCTCGGCTCCTGTCACTGCAGTGCGAAGGGACACTCATGTGGGCTCGGTGTGGGCTCCCGAGGGGCTGCGGGAGTGACCTCCCTAGGAATCCGAGCGGCACGGAGCAGGGTGTCCCCCAGGCCCCCAACTGGAAGTGTCGGGATGGTGTGCAGACCAGCGTGTCCACGGCTGTGGGGTGGCCGACCCCAAGGGTCCGGTCGCCCTGTCCTATTCCTTCACTGGGTCCTGAGCCTCCAGGTGCAGGtccctcttcttttctgtccCCGAGAGCCAGGAGAGCCATGTGACCCCCACTCCCCAGAAGGCCCAAAGGGGCCTCGGCACTGGGGCTGACAGGACGCAGGCTCCCAGGACAACAGGGAGGGACGTGTGCCGTGCCGGTGGAAGGGTGAAGTGGGGTGTGGAAGGCAGCAGGTGGGGCCACCGAGGGAACTCGGCGTGAGGGCAGGTGCTCAGtgtggggggcctgggccccCCATACAACTCACAGCTGCGACAGGACCTGCTCATCCCACAGCTGTGACCCTGCGGTTCCTCTCAGCAGCCAGTGTGGCCCCAC
Encoded proteins:
- the TNIP2 gene encoding TNFAIP3-interacting protein 2, giving the protein MSSGDEGSGGQKGAPRAAATLCGLYHEAGQQLRRLQDQLAARDALIERLRARLAALEGDAAPSLVDALLEQVARFREQLRQREGGAVEAALRQEIKRLSEHLDEKERETQQLMGRPGHEQIALLQRQVSEKERARAASAVLCRSLADETRQLRRTLAATAHMCQHLAKCLDARQGTVGQQSLEPERTGRDASVQTAIEKLQEENRLLKQKVTHVEDLNAKWQRYDASREEYVRELRAQLREPPAPEPEMGQMRKEISRLNRQLETRISECAGAARELAAARERAQMLEQQILVYKDDFLSERADRERAQGRIQELEDQVATLQRQVSRGQDPRQPGSCRTHTGSKPHTHSETDAVEPLAPAGQWPGTGSQCLAAPGEGGRPEAARSGQGELQCPHCLQGFGDEQGEELLRHVADCCL